From a single Miscanthus floridulus cultivar M001 chromosome 8, ASM1932011v1, whole genome shotgun sequence genomic region:
- the LOC136478272 gene encoding arabinogalactan protein 1-like, with the protein MATAILRSHDALNNRMHLDAYTPSPAKPRRRRSPKPSAASSPPARSAAPIASPPPKPAAVQKTATPARGPAAPGRRSPPARPAASRKQPSPTKEKPKQRLVMEEVRILKRGEEPPAPAPAPVVPAPTVAQAAPAAAVDQRVLFSTGRIGPQAPAVVPMKKMVAAPAAAAANAAVYAGPAFSAAAPEPSSLPMPAFFLRRAESEATRGLRCLLRIGELA; encoded by the coding sequence ATGGCCACGGCGATTCTCAGATCCCATGACGCGCTCAACAACAGGATGCATCTCGACGCGTACACCCCGTCCCCGGCGAAgccgcgccggcgccggagcCCCAAGCCGTCGGCCGCGTCCTCGCCGCCCGCTAGGTCCGCAGCGCCCATagcctcgccgccgccgaagCCTGCGGCGGTGCAGAAGACCGCGACTCCCGCTAGGGGGCCCGCGGCGCCtggccgccgctcgccgccggcCAGGCCGGCTGCTTCCCGGAAGCAGCCGTCCCCCACCAAGGAGAAGCCCAAGCAGCGGCTTGTCATGGAGGAGGTCCGGATCCTCAAGCGCGGCGAGGAGCCGCCCGCCCCCGCTCCCGCGCCGGTGGTACCAGCGCCCACCGTGGCGCAAGCCGCGCCGGCGGCAGCGGTTGACCAGCGCGTTCTCTTCTCCACTGGCCGGATCGGGCCGCAGGCGCCCGCCGTGGTGCCGATGAAGAAGATGGtggccgcccccgccgccgccgcagccaacgCGGCCGTCTACGCGGGGCCGGCGTTTTCTGCCGCGGCGCCCGAGCCGAGCTCACTCCCCATGCCAGCCTTCTTCCTACGGCGCGCGGAGTCCGAGGCCACCCGGGGCCTCCGGTGCCTCCTCCGCATCGGCGAGCTCGCCTGA